The proteins below are encoded in one region of Puntigrus tetrazona isolate hp1 chromosome 5, ASM1883169v1, whole genome shotgun sequence:
- the zgc:153044 gene encoding dual specificity protein phosphatase 18, producing the protein MPGRTAGLGGFAQVTDCLYIGNSRAAGDSSLVRSLNITCVINATRDASGANVPGVEYVHVPVADDPESGLGDYFDSVADEIRRVGDGDGRVLLHCKAGVSRSAALCLAYLMKHRRLTLAEAHALLRSLRPIVRPNGGFWRQLIEYEHRLHGKNTVSMIDSPVGPVPDLYERETRGLIAL; encoded by the coding sequence ATGCCGGGAAGAACGGCCGGACTCGGCGGGTTTGCTCAGGTAACGGACTGTTTGTACATCGGCAACAGCAGAGCGGCAGGCGACTCTTCGCTCGTCCGTTCTCTGAACATCACTTGCGTCATCAACGCGACGCGGGACGCGAGCGGCGCGAACGTTCCTGGCGTGGAATACGTGCACGTGCCCGTCGCCGACGACCCCGAATCCGGACTCGGGGACTATTTTGACAGCGTTGCTGACGAGATACGGCGCGTCGGCGATGGAGACGGACGCGTGCTGCTTCACTGTAAGGCGGGCGTCAGTCGCTCGGCGGCGCTGTGTCTGGCGTATCTGATGAAACACCGCCGCCTGACGCTGGCGGAGGCGCACGCGCTGCTCAGGTCGCTCAGGCCCATAGTGAGACCTAACGGCGGCTTCTGGAGGCAGCTGATCGAGTACGAGCACAGATTACACGGCAAGAACACAGTCAGCATGATCGACTCGCCTGTGGGACCCGTTCCAGATCTGTATGAGAGAGAAACGAGAGGCTTGATTGCGCTTTAG